From a region of the Etheostoma cragini isolate CJK2018 chromosome 20, CSU_Ecrag_1.0, whole genome shotgun sequence genome:
- the LOC117935805 gene encoding transport and Golgi organization protein 1 homolog isoform X4, translating into MSPQTMESMEGKEHQMLKSIANEGEDNNREPGEEESNPASGTDQDFFTQSDISLGPDVSIVDLNVNSSGQSVGDGEKDKPGDVVGVGPEIQNQIDNTEESTDTSVTGAGSDGHEGEGNNAETDVLHREVPKPQTDDSAEESRVSSGAGGSCGKSQPSFLSSGTAEERNEPTSNEDNTLPAHRVETNVDHSDSLAMIDDNTERETRQGELGEEGISQEFGSAHSTNRSTETMYGNGSEEDRRTFSTSESTGQMDNNEDQDSVSPDMQQGSTQSDGDAHELEETVEETETDGESNLRPVQTETTELQKDMLNESGLKPAIGPETEEVEESKEEEKLGGVEELKEEGTQQDIMKQEVKEIKEEENQQEVKETKEEEKLGGIEDVKKEEKQREVKETKKEGKQEVKEIKEDWKQEEIEELKEGEQQQGVKEMKEEGKKQEVEETKEWRKQEEIEKLKEEKKQEVKEIKEEGKQEEVDKLKEKKKQEKVEEIKEEDNQEEEEGEQGEEEELNEEGKKVEIKEGRKKEIEGLKEEEKIEELKEVERENKQEKKEGEEKQVQSHLEVLMENRIHSLSPTQKASESPESESSGKETHGENSPQMDEEKREGENKKQEEVKENQETENLEGERRTKGKEGSLNCSNKLCPHASEDNFVGVDSVNKSSSIGEGTKETGKQNPVTDNDLMLADRKGVSQMVPVDDTERDKDVRQEEEEKKDDDAKAEEGKEKQVEQKNNDVLHSVVSDQNSLPNQVLLSRTAENKDDDQLYSSEADNTELSDNNVIPQGDKTKSEDTETSSKGISTENETEQIHSDYMIDTVENTDREEREVNVKHDDVRVNQGRDVSTGGTVFKTEEGMENSVSSSDPVESQAVKSQQTAPRHPSGSSHMSDGHNKGAAETGSAGAFGLFKNAFSFFSQTPVTETKESPESAPILDSDKGETSKAQASLPPEPVQDSTTDSSQVHMQDLHTDSPITLSQQQLQPLFTETQTSSPAPTQTRSHPSESSIQKKTLTKHYKNLLTYMSAYETTIMMELFGRHKLQFLDYVLGSSETTTDDPDNDESILLDIERLLRYHRETLVAPSMRLTDAPQEDKEKTTTLIALQKLEMLLARVRETFNTAEASCVGESCSSHSKDKEMAIEEDPSVCLDNHTPRDKWMGLGEEKDGGLSGGPEKEKVTEDKTKEGKGKRSGGESVSPESCPPIQPGSPQSPEGVMNQIVDFVHQIAEDSTTHVCAVRELLIWLTEQVVSTLPDDIRPGPDLYGVPWEPVIITSVVGLVTMLLFTCRCYSSVKSRMYQGKERRMAEQVAQLLDEKCKVLETLSKCQQEYDDLESSLMDSGVLAQTQKTEHLEVKARQLEHAKRELDRDLEELKDQLDQQREHRIEQEKRIAVLEESMKTFEEETKDLQSQEEQAQTTLKVYNMNSDRLQRNLETAGEENTLLQESNAQLRQQVEGWAERVSELEAEMSRCEVAHGGMLQDVANKDERIMSLTDRLLSMKAWDSELEEEEDEEGEGKEASNGTAGRGKENGRGDILDTQGHLQKVQKLIYAAKLNADLKSVDEDKDRLFAKLNDEVKAKEDLQARIEELDNEKLSLQSDTEQYSDQVQRLQQKLQIMTEMYQENELKLHRLLTVEEKERMQKEDKLNKADKNITMAMEELSNYRQRAGEMEEELEKTKQSYQTQMSAHEKKAHNNWLAARAAERELADIRRENALFRQKLTDTQFKLDALDKDPYALDSLARPLPFRVSRGPVEPPGSHGEMERSGGPHSDSGSISPTWERDRRAPPPGAPGLSGYMFPEQGGPMYRRPPPGALGLLPPPGPLHPRGLPPLPHHPADMADGLYRENSHGPGEQEHRESGPGDRRTPPEMDPRMGGAPPPGPPMGPMDGPYPRRSPYGPPPPDFYPPRGPGGPAMMPMWAPPRPGMMFPPRFPPGGPPHPHFAPPMRPPLPDGHLHPSMGPPPPQQSLPSPPQSQSPEEHTPSSEDAI; encoded by the exons ATGTCTCCTCAGACCATGGAGAGTATGGAGGGTAAAGAACATCAGATGCTCAAATCTATAGCTAATGAGGGTGAGGATAATAACAGAGAgccaggagaagaagaaagtaatCCTGCAAGCGGCACTGATCAGGATTTTTTTACCCAGTCTGACATCAGTTTAGGGCCTGACGTGAGTATTGTGGATTTGAATGTAAACTCCAGTGGACAATCTGTAGGCGATGGTGAGAAGGACAAACCAGGGGACGTGGTTGGGGTAGGGCCCGAGATCCAAAATCAGATCGACAACACAGAAGAATCCACTGATACTTCTGTTACTGGTGCTGGAAGTGATGGTCATGAAGGTGAAGGAAACAATGCAGAAACAGATGTACTTCACAGAGAGGTTCCCAAGCCTCAGACTGATGACTCAGCAGAAGAAAGTCGGGTTAGCAGTGGAGCTGGAGGAAGCTGTGGAAAGAGTCAGCCTTCTTTCTTATCCTCAGGCACAGCTGAGGAGAGAAATGAACCTACCTCCAACGAGGATAACACTTTACCTGCGCACAGAGTAGAAACCAATGTTGATCATTCTGATTCACTTGCTATGATTGACGataacacagaaagagagacacggCAGGGTGAGTTAGGAGAGGAGGGCATCTCTCAGGAGTTTGGTTCAGCTCATTCTACTAATAGAAGTACTGAAACTATGTATGGCAATGGCTCAGAGGAGGACAGAAGAACATTTTCCACTAGTGAGAGCACAGGACAGATGGACAACAATGAGGACCAGGACTCTGTGTCTCCAGATATGCAGCAGGGGAGCACACAGAGTGATGGTGATGCACACGAGCTAGAGGAGACCGTAGAAGAAACTGAGACAGACGGTGAAAGCAACCTCCGGCCAGTTCAAACGGAGACAACAGAGTTACAGAAAGACATGTTGAATGAAAGTGGTCTCAAGCCAGCTATAGGCCCTGAAACCGAGGAAGTGGAGGAgtcaaaggaagaggaaaagctGGGGGGGGTAGAAGAGTTAAAGGAAGAGgggacacagcaggacataatgaaacaggaagtaaagGAGATAAAGGAAGAGGAGAATCAGCAAGAAGTGAAGGAgacaaaggaagaagaaaaactgggTGGGATAGAAGATgtaaagaaagaggagaaacaaagggaagtgaaggagacaaagaaagagggaaaacaggaagtaaaggaGATAAaggaagactggaaacaggaggAGATAGAAGAGTTAAAGGAAGGGGAGCAACAGCAGGGCGTAAAGGAGATGaaggaagaggggaaaaaacaagaagTGGAGGAGACAAAGGAATGGAGGAAACAGGAGGAGATAGAAAAGttaaaggaagagaagaaacaggaagtaaaagagATAAAGGAAGAAGGGAAACAGGAGGAGGTGGacaagttaaaagaaaagaagaaacaggaGAAAGTGGAGGAGATAAAAGAAGAGGACaaccaggaggaggaagagggagagcagggggaggaagaagagtTAAATGAAGAGGGGAAGAAAGTGGAGATAAAGGAGGGGAGGAAGAAGGAAATAGAGGGgttaaaagaagaggagaaaattGAAGAGTTAAAGGAGGttgagagagaaaataaacaagagaagaaagagggTGAGGAAAAGCAAGTGCAGTCTCATTTGGAGGTATTAATGGAAAACAGGATCCACTCTTTATCTCCCACTCAGAAAGCCAGTGAAAGCCCGGAGTCAGAGAGCAGCGGGAAAGAGACACACGGTGAGAACAGCCCACAGATGGacgaagagaagagagagggagaaaacaagaaacaggAGGAAGTTAAGGAAAACCAGGAGACTGAGAATTTGGAGGGTGAGAGGAGGACCAAAGGGAAAGAAGGGAGCCTTAATTGTTCAAACAAGCTTTGTCCTCATGCTAGTGAAGACAACTTTGTGGGGGTTGATTCTGTAAATAAGTCAAGCTCAATAGGTGAAGGGACAAAGGAGACAGGGAAGCAGAATCCAGTGACAGACAATGATCTAATGCTAGCAGATAGGAAAGGAGTGAGTCAGATGGTACCAGTTGATGACACGGAGAGAGATAAGGATGTaagacaggaggaggaagaaaaaaaagatgatgatgCTAAGGCCgaggaggggaaagaaaagCAGGTTGAGCAGAAAAACAATGATGTGCTACATTCCGTGGTGAGTGACCAAAACAGCCTGCCTAATCAAGTTTTACTTAGCCGGACAGCTGAGAACAAAGATGATGATCAGTTATATTCCAGTGAGGCAGACAACACTGAGCTTTCTGACAACAACGTGATCCCTCAGGGAGATAAAACTAAGTCTGAAGACACTGAAACCAGCAGCAAAGGGATTTCCACTGAGAATGAAACTGAGCAAATACACTCGGATTATATGATAGACACAGTGGAGAACACTGACAGGGAAGAGAGGGAGGTCAACGTAAAGCATGATGATGTAAGGGTGAATCAGGGCAGAGATGTGAGTACAGGTGGTACTGTATTCAAGACAGAGGAAGGAATGGAGAATTCCGTTTCGTCGAGTGACCCTGTTGAAAGCCAGGCTGTGAAATCTCAACAAACTGCTCCTCGACATCCATCTGGTTCTTCACATATGTCAGATGGCCACAATAAAGGAGCAGCAGAGACTGGAAGTGCAGGAGCGTTCGGCCTTTTCAAAAACGCCTTTAGCTTTTTTAGCCAAACGCCTGTCACTGAAACTAAGGAATCCCCGGAATCTGCCCCAATTTTGGATTCGGACAAAGGTGAGACATCTAAGGCACAAGCCTCTCTCCCTCCTGAGCCAGTACAGGATTCAACCACTGATTCAAGTCAGGTTCACATGCAAGATTTGCACACAGACTCTCCCATCACCTTGTcacaacagcagctgcagcctctCTTTACAGAGACCCAGACATCATCTCCTGCCCCGACGCAGACCCGTTCTCATCCCTCAGAAAGCTCCATCCAAAAGAAAACCCTCACCAAACATTACAAGAACCTTCTCACCTACATGAGCGCGTATGAGACAACTATTATGATGGAGCTCTTTGGACGACACAAGCTGCAGTTTTTGGATTACGTTTTAGGGAGCTCAGAAACCACGACCGATGACCCCGATAATGACGAATCGATATTGTTGGATATAGAAAGGCTTCTGCGTTATCACAGGGAGACACTGGTCGCTCCTAGCATGAGGCTCACGGATGCACCACAGGAGGACAAAGAAAAGACCACAACACTCATCGCACTTCAGAAGCTAGAAATGCTGTTGGCAAGAGTGAGAGAGACTTTCAACACAG CTGAGGCCAGCTGTGTTGGTGAATCCTGTTCGAGTCACAGTAAAGATAAGGAAATGGCCATTGAGGAAGATCCTTCTGTATGCCTGGATAACCACACTCCAAGAGATAAATGGATGGGGCTGGGtgaagagaaagatggaggactGAGTGGAGGCCCGGAAAAAGAGAAGGTGACTGAGGATAAGACAAAAGAAGGGAAGGGAAAAAGAAGTGGAGGAGAGAGCGTGTCCCCCGAGTCCTGTCCTCCGATTCAGCCAGGATCTCCACAGTCCCCGGAAG GGGTAATGAATCAAATTGTGGACTTTGTTCATCAGATCGCTGAAGATTCAACCACTCATGTTTGTGCAGTGAGAGAGCTCCTCATATGGCTTACTGAACAG GTTGTATCAACACTGCCTGATGACATCAGACCCGGGCCAGACCTGTATGGGGTGCCATGGGAACCAGTCATCATCACCAGTGTGGTGGGGCTGGTGACAATGCTGTTGTTCACCTGTAGATGTTATAGCTCT GTCAAAAGCAGAATGTATCAAG GTAAGGAACGGCGGATGGCTGAGCAGGTTGCGCAGCTGCTGGATGAGAAGTGTAAAGTCCTTGAGACTCTCAGCAAATGTCAACAAGAG TATGATGACCTGGAGAGCTCACTAATGGACAGTGGTGTCTTGGCCCAAACTCAGAAGACAGAACATCTCGAG GTTAAAGCCAGACAGTTGGAACATGCTAAAAGGGAGCTTGACAGGGATCTGGAAGAGCTAAAGGATCAACTGGACCAACAGAGAGAACACAGGATAGAGCAAGAAAAGAGg ATTGCAGTGCTTGAAGaaagcatgaaaacatttgaagaagAAACCAAAGACCTCCAGTCACAGGAAGAGCAG GCTCAAACCACTCTGAAAGTGTACAATATGAACAGTGACAGACTACAGAGGAATCTGGAAACAGCTGGAGAGGAGAACACACTGTTACAGGAGAGCAATGCTCAG TTGAGGCAGCAGGTGGAGGGATGGGCAGAAAGAGTAAGTGAGTTGGAGGCGGAGATGAGCAGGTGTGAGGTCGCCCACGGGGGGATGCTGCAGGATGTGGCCAACAAGGATGAGCGTATAATG TCCTTGACAGATCGGCTGCTGAGCATGAAAGCTTGGGATTCAGAactggaggaagaggaagatgaggaaggAGAAGGGAAGGAGGCATCCAATGGTACAgcagggagaggaaaggaaaatggGAGAGGAGACATTTTGGACACACAAGGCCATCTCCAGAAAGTCCAGAAACTTATCTATGCTGCTAAG CTGAATGCAGATCTCAAATCAGTAGATGAAGACAAAGACCGATTATTTGCCAAACTGAATGATGAAGTCAAAGCTAAAGAAGACCTGCAAG CGAGAATTGAGGAGCTGGATAACGAGAAATTATCTCTGCAGTCGGACACTGAGCAGTACTCAGATCAG GTTCAAAGATTACAACAGAAACTCCAGATTATGACAGAAATGTACCAGGAGAATGAGCTTAAATTACACAG GCTGCTGACAGTGGAGGAGAAGGAGCGCATGCAGAAAGAAGATAAGTTAAATAAAGCCGACAAAAACATTACTATGGCCATGGAAGAACTCAGCAACTATAG ACAACGAgcaggagagatggaggaggagctggagaaaaCCAAACAGTCTTACCAGACTCAAATGTCAGCACATGAGAAGAAGGCTCACAATAACTGG CTGGCAGCCCGTGCAGCGGAAAGAGAGCTAGCAGATATCCGGAGAGAGAACGCCCTCTTCAGACAGAA gctgacagacacacagtttaAACTGGACGCCCTGGACAAAGATCCCTACGCCTTGGACAGCCTGGCTAGACCTCTGCCTTTCAGAG TGTCTCGAGGTCCAGTAGAGCCCCCAGGTAGCCACGGAGAGATGGAGCGGAGTGGAGGTCCTCATTCTGACAGTGGCTCAATCTCTCCAACATGGGAGAGAGATCGTAGGGCCCCCCCACCAGGAgccccag gtctctcaggctATATGTTCCCAGAACAAGGAGGTCCGATGTACAGGAGACCTCCTCCAGGAGCTCTAGGCCTCTTGCCTCCACCCGGCCCCCTCCATCCTAGGGGTCTCCCCCCATTACCTCATCACCCTGCAGACATGGCGG ATGGCTTATACAGAGAAAACAGCCATGGGCCTGGTGAACAGGAACACAGAGAG TCTGGTCCTGGTGACCGAAGGACTCCCCCTGAAATGGATCCAAGGATGGGGGGCGCACCCCCACCTGGACCCCCAATGGGCCCCATGGACGGTCCCTATCCTCGTAGATCCCCATATGGACCACCACCTCCTGACTTTTACCCTCCTAGGGGACCTGGGGGCCCTGCCATGATGCCTA TGTGGGCCCCTCCTCGTCCAGGGATGATGTTCCCTCCTCGTTTCCCTCCAGGTGGACCTCCTCATCCTCACTTTGCTCCCCCCATGCGGCCCCCTTTACCCGACGGCCACCTACATCCTTCCATGGGTCCTCCCCCTCCTCAGCAGTCTCTTCCCTCCCCACCACAAAGCCAGTCGCCAGAGGAGCACACACCCTCGTCTGAAGACGCCATTTGA